CAGTGCGCGCAGCAGCGGCGCCAGCACGCGCTCGCCGGCGTCGCTGTCCTGGTGGTAGCGCGGGCCGGCGTCGTACAGCAACGCGTGGCGCGCCGTGCGCACCAGCACGGCCTGGCCCTGGCCCACGTCGGCCGCCAGCAGCTCGAACTGCCCCGGCGCGGGGCGCGGCGGCTGCCACCACAGCGCGGGCAGCAGCAGCGGCAGCCCCAGGGCGCGCACGCCCCAGGGCAGGCGCAGCGCCAGCAGCACGCCGCCGGCCACGGCCAGCGCGCCGGCCCACTGCGGCGCCATGGGCAGGCTGACCTGAGCCCAGGGCCAGGCGGCGAGCCATTGCAGCAGCACCGTGAGCCACTGCACGCACCAGGCCGCCGCCTGCCACAGCGGCGCCCACAGCACGCCCAGCAGCGCCAGCGGCGTGACCACCAGCGTGGTCCACGGAATGGCCAGCAGGTTGGCCAGCAGGCCCACGATCGAGACCTGCCCGAACAGCAGCAGCGTGAGCGGGGTGAGCGCCAGCGTCACCACCCACTGCTCGCGCAGCAATCCAAGAAAACGGCCTGCAGCGCCTGTTGGGCGGGCGCCAGCAGCTCCCATATCCGTAGCAAACAGCACCGCCACAGCCACGAAGCTGAGCCAGAACCCCGGCTGCAGCAGGGCCCACGGGTCGGCCGCCAGCACCACGGCGCAGGCAAGCAGCCACACCTGGGGCCAAGGCCAGCGCCGCCCCGACAGGCGCAGCAGCGCCACCGTGGCCAGCATGCACACCGTGCGCTGGGCCGGCACGCCCCAGCCGCTGAAGAGCGCATAGGCCCCGGCCAGCAGCACGCCGCCCGCCAGCGCCGCCGTGGGCGCGGGCAGGGCCAGGCACAGCCGGCGCGAGCGGCGCCAGGCCCGCTGGACGAGCGCCGCCGCCAGCCAGGCGAACAGCGTGATGTGCAGGCCCGAGATGCTCATGAGGTGGGCCACGCCCGTGGCGCGGAACAGATCCCAGTCCTCGCGCTCGATGGCGCGCTGGTCGCCCGTGACCAGGGCCGCCACCACGCCCATGGCGCGCTGCCCGGCTGCGTCGGCCCCGGGCGCGAGCCCGGCGTCGCGCACGCGCTGGCGCAGTTGCTCCACGGGGTGCCGCCAGGTGGCGCCCAGGCGCTCGGGCGGGCCGTGGAGCGCGTCCAGGCGCGCGCCGGTGCGCACGTAGCCCGTGGCCTGCACGCCCTGCTCCCAGAGCCACAGCTCGTAGTCGAAGCCATGCGGGTTGCGCCCGCCATGGGGCGCCTTAAGCCGCACGGTGAGACGCCAGCGCTCGCCCGCCTGCAGCGCGGGCGGGGGGCGCGCCTCGTCCTGCGCGCCACCGCCCGGGGCGCCGGCGTACCAAGACAGGTCGATGAGCCCGGGCACGCGCACGGGCGCGCCGTCGAGCAGCGCCGACTCCACCTCCAGCCGCAGGCGCAGCCCCGTCTCGCGCGGCTGCGGCATGGCGGCGACCACGCCCGTGACGCGCAGATCGCGCCCTTCGAGCTGCGGCGCGAGCGCCCCGGCAAGAAAGGCCGCAGCGCGCAGGCCGCACACGCTCCACGTCAGCAGCGCGGCCGCGAGCCAGGCGAACGCGCCCGGCCGGGGCGCCTTCCAGGCCAGGCCGGCGCCCAGCAGGGCGAGCGCCAGCGTGCCCGCGTAGGCCGGCCAGGGCCATAGCTGCGCCTGCTGCAGTTGCAGGGCCACGCCGAGCACAGCGCCCAGCAAGAACGTGTTCCCTCGATGTGGATGCTGCGCAGACATGGGCGCATGCTAAGGTACGCGCCCGCCCTAGGCGGACCGATTCTCATCCATGTGTTTGAAAGAACTGCCATGAGCGTTTACGACAAGCTGAAGGAACTCGACATCACCCTGCCCCCGCTGGCAGTGCCCGCCGCCGCCTACGTGCCCTACGTGCAGACCGGCAACCTGCTGTTCCTGAGCGGCCACATCGCGCGCAAGGACGGCAAGCCCTGGGCGGCGCAGTTCGGCAAGGACATCACGACCGAGGAAGGCAAGGCCGCCGCGCGCGCCGTGGCCATCGACCTGCTGGGCACGCTGCACGCGGCCACCGGCGGCGACCTGAACCGCGTGCAGCGCATCGTGAAGGTGATGAGCCTGGTGAACTCCACGGGCGACTTCACCGAGCAGCACCTGGTCACCAACGGCGCCAGCGAGCTGCTGGGCGAGGTGTTCGGCGACAAGGGCAAGCACGCGCGCAGCGCGTTCGGCGTGGCGCAGATTCCCCTGGGCGCCTGCGTCGAGATCGAGCTGATGGCCGAAATCGACTGAAGCAACCCGCAAAAACAGGAGCTGCCAGCGCTTGGCACACAATGGGTTGCGATGGTTTCAACCATCAAACCCAATGATAATGAGCGCTAGCAGCTCTCTTTTTTGAATTACTCCACGCGCAGCACGGCGGCCGGCTTGAAGCCCAGGTCCGCCGCCTTGCCCTTGCGCCCGCGCGTGCCGCGGGCGTTGTTCAGGCTGCGGATCTCCAGCTGCTCCTCGCGCTGCCTGCCCCCGCGCCCCACGCCGGCGATGCGCACGCTGCGCGTGTAGGCTGCCGCTCCGGCCAGGCTGTCCTTGTCCTCCAGCGCGATGAGCATCAGGCCGCGCCCGCCCTTGTCCATCTGCTTGAGCTCGCCGATATCGAACGTCAGGATGCGCCCGCCCGCCGATGCGCAGCAGACGTGGGTGGCGGCCGCGAGCGGCTGGCTGGCGCTGGTGCCCGCCACGTGCGAGGGCGCGCACAGCGTCTCGCCCTCGCCCAGCGCGACGAAGGCCTTGCCGCCCTTGTTGCGCGAGACCATGTGCTCGACCTGCGCCACGAAGCCATAGCCGCCCGAGCCGGCCAGCAGCAGCTGCGCCTGCACCGGCCCCGCGAAGTAGTGCGCGATCTGCGTGCCCGGCTCCAGCTCGATGAGCGTGGTCACCGGCTGGCCGTCGCCGCGCCCGCCGGGCAGCTGCGC
This region of Alicycliphilus denitrificans K601 genomic DNA includes:
- a CDS encoding DNA internalization-related competence protein ComEC/Rec2; translation: MSAQHPHRGNTFLLGAVLGVALQLQQAQLWPWPAYAGTLALALLGAGLAWKAPRPGAFAWLAAALLTWSVCGLRAAAFLAGALAPQLEGRDLRVTGVVAAMPQPRETGLRLRLEVESALLDGAPVRVPGLIDLSWYAGAPGGGAQDEARPPPALQAGERWRLTVRLKAPHGGRNPHGFDYELWLWEQGVQATGYVRTGARLDALHGPPERLGATWRHPVEQLRQRVRDAGLAPGADAAGQRAMGVVAALVTGDQRAIEREDWDLFRATGVAHLMSISGLHITLFAWLAAALVQRAWRRSRRLCLALPAPTAALAGGVLLAGAYALFSGWGVPAQRTVCMLATVALLRLSGRRWPWPQVWLLACAVVLAADPWALLQPGFWLSFVAVAVLFATDMGAAGARPTGAAGRFLGLLREQWVVTLALTPLTLLLFGQVSIVGLLANLLAIPWTTLVVTPLALLGVLWAPLWQAAAWCVQWLTVLLQWLAAWPWAQVSLPMAPQWAGALAVAGGVLLALRLPWGVRALGLPLLLPALWWQPPRPAPGQFELLAADVGQGQAVLVRTARHALLYDAGPRYHQDSDAGERVLAPLLRALGERLDLLVLSHGDTDHTGGAAAVLARQPQARVLGSIGAGHPLQSLRPIEPCLAGRRWEWDGVRFEVLHPPRGVDATAPGPRAPRPNAHSCVLRISAGAPPGASALLAGDVERAQEQSLVAGGALLAADVLLVPHHGSKTSSSEDFVDAVRPRLALVQAGYRNRFGHPAHEVAARYQERGIALVQTTRCGAARWSSAAPQEPRCEREAARRYWHHAVP
- a CDS encoding RidA family protein, with the protein product MSVYDKLKELDITLPPLAVPAAAYVPYVQTGNLLFLSGHIARKDGKPWAAQFGKDITTEEGKAAARAVAIDLLGTLHAATGGDLNRVQRIVKVMSLVNSTGDFTEQHLVTNGASELLGEVFGDKGKHARSAFGVAQIPLGACVEIELMAEID